Sequence from the Thermocoleostomius sinensis A174 genome:
CAATTACAAACAGAATTAGAAAAAACCTGGAACTTGCAGACCGTGAATCAGCCTGCCCGCCTCACTAAACTGACTCCAAAACCGATCGTTGGCTATTCTTCCAATTAAAATTAAATCGTCCTGTTCGTGAAAGGGTGCGATCGCCGATGCCTCGCTCTCAGTGGCAAATTCAACCCACGCTGTCCCTGCCCGACTGGTTTATGCAATCGGTGCAGCGGCATACGGGCGAGCTATCCGGACACTATTTGGCCCAATTGCTGTGGCAACGGGGCATTCGCGAACCGGCTGACTTAGCTGGATTTCTCAACCCAGCTTTTTATCATCCCACCAGCCCGTTTGAGTTTGGTGAGGAAATGCAACAGGCTGTGCAGCGCTTGCAACAGGCGCAACAGCAACAAGAGAGGATTGCTATTTGGGGAGACTTTGATGCCGATGGCATTACGGCAACGGCGGTTCTCTGGGAAGGATTGGGCGCTGTTTTCCCTCCAGACCGGTTGATTTACTACATTCCCAATCGCTTCACCGAGTCGCACGGACTTTCGAAAGCAGGCATTGATCAATTGGCAGATTGGGGTACTTCTCTAATTGTCACCTGTGACACAGGCTGCACGGATGCAGAGGAAATTGCTTACGCCCAAGCCAACGGCATAGATGTGATCATTACCGATCACCACACTCTGCCGATCGATCGCCCCCCTGTGGTTGCCATTCTCAATCCTCGCGCGCTGCCTCTTGAACATCCGCTGGCCAATTTATCGGGCGTAGCGGTAGCCTACAAGCTGGTGGAAGCGTTTTATCAATCCTTACCCCAGCCTCCCTTAAACCTGGACACGCTGCTAGACTTGGTGGCGATCGGGCTAGTGTCTGATTTGGCGCAACTGACGGGCGATTGCCGCTATTTAGCCCAGCGCGGCATTGAACAGCTTCAGCACCATGCCAACCAACCGCTTCATCAATCAACGCGACCAGGCATTACCAAATTACTAGAACTGTGCAAACGCAACGGCGATCGCCCTACCGATATTTCCTTTGGACTGGGACCACGCATCAATGCCATTAGTCGCATTCATGGCGAGGCTCAGTTTTGTGTTGAGTTGTTGACCAGTTGGGATCTCGATCGGTGTCAACAGTTGGCGGAAGAAACAGAACTGGCGAATACTCGGCGTAAGTCGCTGCAAAAAGATATGGTGCACCAAGTAAAAGCAAAGCTAGCGCAACTCGATTTGTCTACTTGTCCGGTGATTGTGCTAGCTGATTCTCAGTGGTCAGTAGGTCTGTTGGGATTGGTAGCGGGACAGATTGCGCAGGAGTATGGACGTCCGACAATTCTGCTGAGTGTAGAAGCTTCTGATGACGAAGCATTGCCTGCACTAGCTCGTGGTTCGGCTCGTTCGGTGAATCAACTCAATCTCTATGAACTAGTGCAACAGCAGGCGCACTTATTGCATCGCTGGGGAGGGCATCCCTTGGCGATGGGGTTGAGTTTGTCTGTAGAAAATATTCCGTTGTTTAGCGACGCCATCAATCGCCAATTGCGGCAAACGCTGAAAGCGAACCATGAAACAGACACCCTGCTGCAAGCCGATCTGACAGTGACGGTGGCCGAGTTAGGCAAGGCGTTATTTCGCGAACTCAAGCTGCTAGAACCCTGTGGTATTGGCAATCCTGTGCCGAAATTGCTGATTCAGAACTGCTGGTTTCAACAGGTGCGCAACCGCAACATTCAAGATCATCGCGGACGCAAAGTTCGCTACATCAAAACAGAATTTGAACTGTGGGATGATTCTGCCACAGATGGCTTTCCAGGCGTTTGGTGGGAACATTACCGCGACGAAATTCCCACTGGCTTGTGTGATGCGATCGTGGAACTGGATTTCAACACCTACAAAAAATGCTATGAAGTACGGCTGCTGGCGGTGCGATCGACCCAGCAACCCAGTCAACTGACCGTTGCTACGGCTGTTGATTGGATTTTAGATTGGCGAGGCAAAGCAGAAATAGAAAATTTGATCGCGCCCCTGTCCTCTCCTTTGCCGCTCAATCATTCCCCAAAAATCTTGAAAATTACTCAGTGTCCAACCAGTTGGAGGGATATGCAGCAGTGGTTTCAGCAAGTGCAACCAGGGCAAAAATTAGCGCTAGCCTACGCTCCACCCCTAACTCACCCCCCAATCGATCTCTGGCAACAGTTGGTAGGAATTGCCAAATATCTCACCCGAACGGGAACCTTGGCAACGCGATCGCAACTGCAAGACAAGCTGGCATTGAGCGATCGGGCATTGACGATGGGGCTAGAAGCGTTACAGGAGCTTGGGTTTACTGTCAGCGTTGTAGATGAAACGGTGCAAATTGGCTGGTTCAAAGCGGTTGAGGAAACAATGACCAACTCTGCTCTCGGCCAATTTTTTGTGGTGCTAGAAGAAGAACAATTTCGTCAGCGTTATTTTTACGAAGTGCCCCTTGCTACTATTCAATCCGTTGCCCGTCAGTTTCTTCAATCTCGCAGTAGAGCGATCGAAGATTGAAAATCCTAGAATGGGCTTAGTCGTTCATAAAGATAGAGGCTATCGTATGGGGTTCAATGATGATTAAAGAC
This genomic interval carries:
- the recJ gene encoding single-stranded-DNA-specific exonuclease RecJ codes for the protein MPRSQWQIQPTLSLPDWFMQSVQRHTGELSGHYLAQLLWQRGIREPADLAGFLNPAFYHPTSPFEFGEEMQQAVQRLQQAQQQQERIAIWGDFDADGITATAVLWEGLGAVFPPDRLIYYIPNRFTESHGLSKAGIDQLADWGTSLIVTCDTGCTDAEEIAYAQANGIDVIITDHHTLPIDRPPVVAILNPRALPLEHPLANLSGVAVAYKLVEAFYQSLPQPPLNLDTLLDLVAIGLVSDLAQLTGDCRYLAQRGIEQLQHHANQPLHQSTRPGITKLLELCKRNGDRPTDISFGLGPRINAISRIHGEAQFCVELLTSWDLDRCQQLAEETELANTRRKSLQKDMVHQVKAKLAQLDLSTCPVIVLADSQWSVGLLGLVAGQIAQEYGRPTILLSVEASDDEALPALARGSARSVNQLNLYELVQQQAHLLHRWGGHPLAMGLSLSVENIPLFSDAINRQLRQTLKANHETDTLLQADLTVTVAELGKALFRELKLLEPCGIGNPVPKLLIQNCWFQQVRNRNIQDHRGRKVRYIKTEFELWDDSATDGFPGVWWEHYRDEIPTGLCDAIVELDFNTYKKCYEVRLLAVRSTQQPSQLTVATAVDWILDWRGKAEIENLIAPLSSPLPLNHSPKILKITQCPTSWRDMQQWFQQVQPGQKLALAYAPPLTHPPIDLWQQLVGIAKYLTRTGTLATRSQLQDKLALSDRALTMGLEALQELGFTVSVVDETVQIGWFKAVEETMTNSALGQFFVVLEEEQFRQRYFYEVPLATIQSVARQFLQSRSRAIED